One Fundulus heteroclitus isolate FHET01 chromosome 11, MU-UCD_Fhet_4.1, whole genome shotgun sequence DNA segment encodes these proteins:
- the rraga gene encoding ras-related GTP-binding protein A — protein sequence MSSSAMKKKVLLMGKSGSGKTSMRSIIFANYIARDTRRLGATIDVEHSHVRFLGNLVLNLWDCGGQDTFMENYFTSQRDNIFRNVEVLIYVFDVESRELEKDMHYYQSCLEAILQNSPDAKVFCLVHKMDLVQEDQRDLIFKEREEDLRRLSRPLACTCFRTSIWDETLYKAWSSIVYQLIPNVQQLETNLRNFAQIIEADEVLLFERATFLVISHYQCKEQRDAHRFEKISNIIKQFKLSCSKLAASFQSMEVRNSNFAAFIDVFTSNTYVMVIMSDPSIPSAATLINIRNARKHFEKLERVDGPKHSLHMRMR from the exons ATGTCAAGCTCCGCGATGAAGAAAAAG gtGTTACTGATGGGGAAGAGTGGGTCTGGAAAGACCAGCATGAGATCAATCATCTTTGCCAACTACATAGCTCGGGACACACGTCGCCTCGGAGCTACAA TCGACGTGGAGCACTCCCACGTTCGGTTTTTGGGCAATCTGGTGCTAAACTTGTGGGACTGCGGAGG ACAAGACACGTTTATGGAGAACTACTTCACCAGCCAGAGGGATAACATCTTCAGAAACGTCGAGGTCCTCATCTACGTGTTTGACGTTGAGAGCCGCGAGCTGGAGAAAGACATGCACTACTACCAGTCGTGTCTGGAGGCCATCCTGCAGAACTCCCCCGATGCCAAAGTGTTCTGTCTCGTGCACAAAATGGACTTGGTTCAGGAGGACCAGAGAGATCTG ATCTTTAAGGAGCGGGAAGAAGATCTAAGGAGGCTGTCTAGACCTTTAGCTTGCACGTGCTTCAGGACGTCGATCTGGGACGAAACCTTGTACAAG gcctgGTCCAGTATAGTTTATCAGCTCATCCCAAACGTCCAGCAGCTAGAGACAAACCTGAGAAATTTTGCACAGATCATAGAAGCAGATGAAGTTCTTCTGTTTGAGAGAGCCACCTTCCTG GTGATCTCCCACTATCAGTGCAAAGAGCAGCGTGACGCTCACAGGTTCGAGAAGATCAGCAACATCATCAAACAGTTCAAGCTCAGTTGTAG TAAACTCGCAGCCTCTTTCCAAAGCATGGAAGTTAGAAACTCCAACTTTGCGGCCTTTATCGACGTCTTCACCTCCAACACTTACGTCATGGTGATCATGTCGGACCCCTCTATTC CATCTGCAGCCACTCTCATCAATATCCGTAACGCAAGGAAACACTTTGAGAAGTTGGAGCGCGTGGACGGACCCAAGCACAGCCTGCACATGCGGATGCGTTAG
- the LOC105927784 gene encoding charged multivesicular body protein 1b: MPSMEKNLFNLKFAAKELQRNAKKCDKEEKVEKAKVKKAIQKGNMEVARIHAENAIRQKNQSVNFLRMSARVDAVAARVQTAVTMNQVTKSMAGVVKGMDATLKSMNLEKISALMDKFEHQFETLDVQTAQMEDTMSSTTTLTTPQNQVDSLLHEMADEAGLDLNMELPQGQTGSVGTSVASAEQDELSNRLAKLRDQM; the protein is encoded by the exons ATGCCGAGCATGGAAA AAAATCTCTTCAATCTAAAGTTTGCTGCCAAAGAGCTCCAAAGAAATGCAAAGAAATGTGACAAGGAGGAAAAAGTCGAAAAGGCAAAAGTCAAGAAG GCCATCCAGAAGGGCAACATGGAAGTGGCGAGGATCCACGCAGAGAACGCCATCAGGCAGAAGAACCAGTCTGTGAACTTCTTGAGGATGAGCGCCCGAGTCGACGCAGTGGCAGCGAGAGTCCAGACGGCGGTCACAATGAACCAG GTCACCAAATCTATGGCTGGTGTGGTGAAAGGCATGGATGCCACTCTGAAGAGTATGAATCTTGAAAAG atttcagcCCTCATGGACAAATTTGAGCACCAGTTTGAAACTCTGGACGTTCAGACAGCCCAGATGGAAGACACCATGAGCAGCACGACAACTCTCACGACACCACAG AACCAAGTGGACTCATTGCTGCATGAGATGGCCGATGAAGCAGG TTTGGACCTGAACATGGAGCTCCCACAAGGTCAGACAGGATCAGTGGGCACCAGCGTAGCCTCTGCAGAACAG GATGAACTATCCAATAGGCTCGCCAAACTCAGAGATCAGATGTAA
- the LOC118564580 gene encoding coiled-coil domain-containing protein 61-like — protein sequence MERRGSRNSSESSLADMDEMTKTLFRGRKQTYNGPNMSRGLLTRKPLCSTPTHRIKDKDSSIDTGAELSEIDARLQALQDYMRDLDTGH from the exons ATGGAGCGTAGAGGCAGCAGGAACTCCTCCGAGAGCTCATTAGCAGATATGGATGAAATGACCAAAACTCTTTTCAG GGGAAGAAAACAGACGTACAATGGACCCAATATG TCTCGAGGCCTTTTAACCAGAAAGCCATTATGCAGTACTCCAACCCACAGAATAAAAGACAAAG ACAGCTCCATAGATACGGGGGCTGAGCTGTCAGAGATCGATGCCAGGCTGCAGGCGCTTCAGGACTACATGAGGGACCTGGACACGGGACactaa